A segment of the uncultured Desulfobulbus sp. genome:
GGACCACCCAGTCGGAAACCAGTGCCCATCGTGACCTGGCCAACTGGGTCTATAACAAATTCGCCTCCTATGTTACCCGGTTTAAAGTGCAGGATTTGACGTCCGGCTTTCGCCTGGTTCGGCTATCCGTGGCCAAGCAGTTTATTTACCTCTTGCCCAATACCTTTTCCTACCCTTCCACACTGACTCTTGGCTACCTCCGTAGCGGTCGCAGCGTTAAGTATATCCCTATCCAGACAAAAGCCAGAAAAGGGAAAAGTAAAATTAAACTGCTGCGAGACGGGACACGTTTTTTCCTGATTATCACCAAGATCGCGACTCTCTTTTCGCCGTTCCGGGTGTTTCTGCCGATGAGTTTTTTCTTTTTTATGACAGGTAGTTGCTACTATAGCTATACTTTTGTGACTCAGGGGCGGTTCACCAATATGTCGGCTTTATTGTTCAACAGTTCCATCATTATATTTATGATTGGTTTAGTCGCAGAGCAGATTAGCCAGATGCGTTATGATCGGGTGGAGTAATAAGTGCCTTGATGAAACCCAAACTGCTTGTCGTTACTTCTACCTTCCCTCGTTGGCCAGACGATACCGACCCTCCCTTTGTTTATGAACTTTCCCGAAGGTTGACCGATACTTTTGATGTCACGGTGCACACACCACATTACCCTGGCGCTTTGGAAAATGAGCAGATGGGAGGGGTGCGGATTCATCGTTTTCGCTATTTTTTTACCGATTTTGAGCGGTTAGCCGGTGGGCAAGGGATTGTCCCCAAACTTCGGCGCAGCAAACTGTATTACTTCTTGCTTCCTTTTTTCCTTTTTGCCCAATTTTTCTCCCTGCTACTGCTCATTGTCAAAATTCGTCCTGATGTGATTCACGCTCATTGGCTGATCCCACAGGGTTTTTGGGCTATTGCCGCCAAAAAAATATTCAAAATTCCGGTGATCATTACAGCCCACGGGGCCGACGTGTTCAGTTTTCGGAGCCAGGCCCTCAACATGGTAAAAAAATGGATCGTCAATAATGCTGATCGGATGGTCACGGTCAGCTCAGCACTGGCTCGTGTGCTCTGCGATGATACCCACAGTCACCGGCAACCGGATATTATCCCTATGGGTGTGGACGCCTCACTCTTTTCTCCTGAGAAAAAGCGCCAAGCGATCAGGGATCAATTTGGAATTCATGGTCCATTTCTGCTTTTTGTCGGGCGCTTGACAGAGATAAAGGGGGGGCAGTATCTCATCGATGCTATGCCTAAGGTTATTGAACAATTTCCAGAAGCTAAACTTTTGATCGTCGGACATGGAGAAATGGAACAAGAACTGCGTGCACAGGCACGAATGTACGGCTTTGAAGAAGTTGTTCTGTTTGCCGGAGGCATAGCAAATATGCAACTTCCCGCCTACTATGCAACCGCAGATATATTCATCGGCCCATCTATACAACTGGAAGGTGGCGATATAGAAGGGTTCGGGTTAACCTTTGTTGAGGCGATGATGAGTGGTTGCTTGGTAATAGGCACCAGAGTCGGCGGGATTGAGGACATCATTCAAGATGGCGACACGGGCTATCTAGTGCCGCCCGCAGATGCTAACGTCTTATCCGCTAAAATTGTCGATGTCATTACTGCTATCAATCAACTCAATATTATGAGGGTAAAAGCAAGAAATGCGGCTGTCGGTCAATTTGATTGGAACCTAATAACTGCCAAATATAAAAATGCGTATCTGGCTCATTTGTAAACGATATTACACTAACAAGGATTTAATAAAAGATCGGTTTGGCCGCCTCTATCATCTACCGAAGCAATGGGTGGCCAATGGTGCTGAAGTTTGGGTGAACGCCATAGATTATCGCAATAGCAACTGCGATGAATTGACAATAGAAGGGATTCATTTTCAAACCACTCCAGCAACATTGGCGAACATATTGCCCCTTCCGTATTCACTGTACCGTTATTGCCGGAGGGTAAAACCCGATATTATTCTTGCCAGCGGTGACAGCCATATCGGGTTCATGGCATTGCTTATCGCCAAAAAACTCAACGTACCCTTTGTCTTTGATGTTTACGACTATTACCCGGTATTTAAAGGCAATCGTATTCTCGGCATGAAAACCATGTTCCGGTACGCAGTTCAGAAGGCTGATTTGGTCCTCTGTGCCAGCATACCGTTGCTAGACAGGCTTGCCTGCCTAAATCATAATCGGCTGTTGGTGGAAAACGGTGTGGATACTGCTCTCTTTGCTCCAATAGCAATGTCCCAGGCCAGAAAAGCCTTACATCTGGAACAAGAGGGTATTTTTATCGGCTATTTCGGTTCTATTAACGTGGCACGTGGGCCGCTGTTGATTGAAGCCTGCCGAATGCTCCGGAAAGATTTCCCCCCCCTGCAGTTGTTGCTGGCTGGCAAGGTTGATGGCGTCGAGTTGAACGACACCTGGATACGGTATTTGGGCAATCTGCCGCAAAGAGATATCCCCACGTTAATCAATGCCTGCAATGTGGTCACAATACCTTATGCCGATACGCCGTTTAACCGTATGTGTGGAGCCTGCAAAATTGGCGAATATCTCGCATGCGGCAAACCGGTGGTGGCAACATGTGTTTCAGGACACGAGTTGATATTTTCCGGTATGGTGGCAACAGTCTGTGAACCAACCTCCCAAGGGGTGGCAGATGCCGTGAAGAAACAATTAGTGGCCCCTGAGATAATGGGCTTTCCGACGCATTTGGGTTGGGAAAATATTGGCAAAACTGTGCAAAAAAAACTGCAAGGCATCATCCAAAAATGATTGGTACGGTACAGTGGCAAAAGTTCCTGAATTATTTATTGTCATCACCGATTTTAACGGGTTTCAGCAAACGAAGAATTGCCTTGATGCTTTAAGGAGAAGTGTTTACCAGGATTTTACCGTTGTGGTAGTTGATCATGGCACGACCAGTGAAACGCAGCAATCCTTGGAGCGAGAGTATCCGGACGTGGTGCGCATTGTTGGTTCTCCTGAGCTTTGGTGGACCGGTGCCACTAACCTCGGTGTCCGTCATGCACTCAATTGCGGTGCCGAACTGGTCATGCTGCTCAATAACGATTGTTATGTGACTCCGGAAACGATTGGGGAATTAATCGCACTTTGGCGAGAAAATCCACCAGCGCTTATTGCCCCAGTTCAGCGTGATTGGAAAACAAGGGAAATATTATCCATCACTCCCCGCAGTTGTTTCCTGTTGGGATTTCCGACCATTCCTGGCCCGAAGATTTTAACTGCCGCGATGTATGATCAACGTTTACTACCAACTCGGCTTATTGTCGGAGGTAGAGGGGTATTAATCCCTGTCTCGATTTTTCAAGAGATAGGGTTATTAGATGAGCGTAATTTACCGCATTACGGAGCTGATCATGATTTCTATATGCGGGCATTATCTGAGGGTATTCCTTTGTTTGCCGCAGCTAGGGCTATCGTTGAAATCGACGCAAAGCGAACAACGATAGCAATTGATATGCGAAGTTTAAGTTGGAAAAATTGGTTGGAGACTTTATTTAGTTTCAAATCGCATAAAAATTTGAAGCACATATCTACTTTGTTTTTTAAACATTATCCTGTAAAAAATTTTTATATAGTTGGTGTTTTTTTATATCTTATGAGATATTTAATTTTATATTTATGGTGCAAGATTAAATTAATTTTTTAAATAGCATCAATAGTATTGATTACAACATTATAGAATATATATTTGGAATAGTTATAAATGAAATTTTTTTGTGTTACGCCGTGTTTAAATTCTGAACAAACTATTGAACGAACAGTTCGTTCGATAGTTGAGCAGACTGTTTTTAAAAGTAGTGATAATTATTTGTATTATATAATATGCGACGGATTATCTTCAGATAATACTGTTGGTGTAGTTAAAAAATTTATAGATAATAATAAATTAAATAATAATATTAAAGTATTTGTAATTTCAGAAAAAGATAAAGGAATGTATGATGCTATTGCTAAAGGATTTGATTTGTCTCCTGTATGCGATGTATATTCGTATTTAAATTCTGGAGATTATTACTCTCCTTATGCATTTGAAATAGTATCTAGTGTGTTTAATGATTGTGGTGTTAGATTTCTTACTGGTGCAAATGTATATTATAACGAAAATGGATACATGGTAAATTTTTTTATACCTATTAGGTATAAAAAAGAATTATTGTTAAAGGGCTTTTATGGTAAAATTCTCCCATTTGTGCAGCAAGAGTCAACTTTTTGGGGTAATGAAATGCATGAAATGATTGATACTGTCACTTTTAGAGAGTTGAAATATGCAGGTGACTATTATTTATGGAAAACATTTATTAAAAAAAGTAATTTATATATTGTACATGCCTGGCTTGGTGGATTTTCAAAGCATGAAAATCAGCTAAGTGTAATTAATTACAATGATTATATTGATGAAATGAATATTTTAAGTGAAAAATATAATTTAAAAAATTTGATCGAATCGTTTTTTGAGTTATTTATTTTGTACTTCCCCGAAAGTGTGAAGAGGAAATATTTCAATAATGTGATTGTTTATGATAATTTGTTAGGTAAATATAAGATTATTAAAAAATAATAAAATCGTCTGATTTATTTATAAAAGATGATTTATTATTAAATGTGTATATAATAAATAATTATATGAATAAAGAATATTTTTATAAAAAAATAAATGCTATTTTTTCACTGTTTGGATTTAAAATAGTTAGAAATATTTCTGATGATCTAAGCATGGAGTCTATGATAAAGAGACTTTCGTTGCTTAACATTAACATTAATACAATAGTTGACATTGGTGCTTCTGATGGGAAGTGGAGCGTATCTTGTATGGATTATTTTCCACGGGCTCAATATTTGGCGATTGAACCTCTTGAGGAAAGAAAAGAGCCGCTTGAAGTTTGTAAATCTAGGTTTAAAAATTTTAATTACGCTCTGTGTGTGGCGGGGGATATTGATGGCGGAGAGGTGGGCCTTAAGGTTACAGAAGACCTTGATGGGAGCACTATTGATGGGATCAATCAAGGCGTCTTAAGGTTGTGTCGAATGCGCTCGGTAGATTCATTGATTTCAGAGTTAAGTTTGCCTGGCCCCTATCTAATAAAATTTGATACTCATGGCTATGAAATTCCAATTCTTTCTGGGTGTAAAAAAATATTGCTGAATACTAATGCTATAATTATGGAGACTTATAATTTTGATATATCTCCAAAATCAATAATGTTTTATGAGATGTGTATCCACATGAATAAGTTGGGATTTAGATCTGCGAATTTGGCTAATCCAATGCTGCGGTTATATGATAAAATGTTCTGGCAGTGTGATATTTTATTTTTAAGAAATGATCATGAATCATTTTTTTATAGAAATTATAGATAAGTCAAAGACCACCGGCAAAGCCGGTGGCTTGAAAGACTGGGAGCCGCTCAAAGCGGCATATGCAACTGATCCACTGACCACCCTTGGTGGTCAAGTTGTTGGCAAGATCCAGCAATAAAATATCACGAGTTCGCATCTATTATCTTTCGATTCTGACTCTTGTTGTTTTGTGTGAGTATAAGCAAAAACTGATGCTCCGGTATTCGTTGATCGATTCCTCATTGAAATCTGGGAATTAAGCATCAGAAAAAATTGTGTTGATTCTTGCCTATGCTCTTTGCATTGTTGATCTCAACAAAGACGATCAAGAACGCAATCAATTGTTTCTTTTCTGCAATCCAGTAACCGTCAAACTGTTGGAGTCCCCCGGCAAAGCCGGGGGGTTACCCAAGGGAAATTAATTCGGATTCTTCTTATATTTTTTTGACTCACTTTGAACTGTTCTAACGATTTAAGTAAGTATTTTATTAAAAAACAGGAAAATATTTGCGTATTGCAAGCTAGCTTCGGGCTAAATTCGAGCGTTGTGTTTATAGACCAGAGTCTGCCCGCGTGACATAAGTTACAGCCTGGAACAGCAACTTTCCACAGATGCGGCGACGTTTGATGCCAAGTTGGATTAGTGTCGATGGCTCAGTCGATACCAAAGAGGCGGCCTGTGTCCTCAAGGCAACTTCCATTGCAACGGTTAGGCTGCTCGCATCGCCAGCCTTATAAAAAGAGACCGTTGAGTCATTAATCTCTGTATTTACAGGAATGTCTGATACTATTGACTTCGTCCCTAGAGCAACAGCGTCATAGACGGCACCACCACCAGGACCGCCTTCGAACAGCGTTGGTTGGACGAGTGCAACCGCGCCTCGCAACAGGGACAGTTGGTCGACTTTGGGAATTAGACCGAGCGGGTGGATTCGGTTGTATGTACGGTCTCGACGAACTTGCTCCATCAACCCTGTGAAATAATCAGGAAAACGGTGGTCCGTTGTTGCTCCGGTGCATACCAGCGACAGTTTGGGATGACGTTTTGCTACCTCTGCGAATGCCTTGAAGGCCGTTCCGTGATCCTTGTGCTTCCAGAACTGGTTGCAGATAATAAAATACGGTTTTTGTACTTCATAGCGGGCAATGGCCTCTTCAGGGGGGACTGCAAAAGCATCGTTTGAAGCAGCGGGGCTAAATGGCATAACAAAAACCCGAGCACGCCGATTTGGATAAAAAAAATCAATATCTTTTGCAACGTCCCTCGCATTGACAATCACGGCATCCGCACTATTGAGCATCTGGGCAAACGCTTGGTCGCGTTCAGTTCGTTCATGGTCGCTGAAGAATTGTGGCAGATGCTTGTGTTGGAAATCGAAAATGTACCCTACCCACGGAGTGCGCCCTGCCGGTAGGGGATTAATTGCCGGTAGCAAAGCCTCAAGTTTCAGACGCCGGCTAGCTAACGCAATGGAATTAGGGCCTTGATCGATTTTATGCAGTGTGGCGCTGGTCCCCTCAAATGCCCCTTCCAAATGGATAGGGGGCGGCCGATCCGCATCCATCGTGGTTCTGCCTAACTTGGCTCGTGTCCAGTTGCGAAGATTGTGCAACTGCACGAGCGGACCACATGTTGGAATCAGTACATGCAATTCTGCTTCGGGAGCGGCAAGTTGCAGACTGGTAGCTATTAGTCGAAGAAAGTCAATGCCTCCTCCCCAATTGGCGAAACCATGGGCTAGAAGGCCGATCCGGCGTGGCCTGCTTGGAGAAAGGAGATTAGGCGTGTGAGGATTTTCGGAGGAAACGTAGCCATTCATAGGTCCTTCATGTGCGCTGTAGCGCCAATATATGAGCCGCCGGGCGGCATTCTATGGTTGACTGTCGGGATAGCTTGGCAAATGGCTCAGTTTTGGTGGCTCACTCGCTCTCGCGATCTAACATTATCCATTTTTTCTCTTTCTTATCAACTCGACTGCTGGATTTCCGATAACTGTCGTGAAGGGAGGAACACTCTTTGTGACCAGCGAACCCATCCCAATAATTGAACCTTTTCCAATAACGATCGGTCTTTCATTTGTTCCATTTCTAATTGTTACACCAGTTCCAATATAAGCATAATCCTCAATTACAACTTTTCCGTTGCAGTGAACACTCGGGGCAAATGTGACAAAATCACCGATAACGCAATCGTGAGCCACATATGAATATATGTTTGAATGAAAAAATTTTCCAATTTTTGCGTCAGATGTAATGGTTGTAAAAGGACAAAGAATTGCTCCTTCGCCAATATCGTTATTGTCAAAAATTATAGAATTTAACGCTCTTATTGTAAAAGGTTTAATATTGAAATTAATCATTTTTTTTGAAATTTTTTCACGAGATTTGTAGTCAGATATAGCAACGTTGAAATATTTATTTGAAGATTTTATCGAAATAAATTCTGATTCGTCAATCACATTGTGCCCGTTGATTGCAAATTTTTGATTCTTATTCTTTACGACAAAAACCAATTCATATTTATTAGAATTTGATCCTTTAAGATTTGCTATCATTTGACGTGCAACTGGCATGACTTCTCGACCAAATCCTCCTGCACCGATTATTCCGTAAATTTCTGGTAAATTACTCATCTCTCAACTCCTCTTTTTGATTGCATAACCAAGTGATCACTTAACACTGTCGAAATAGGTGGTGATGGAGTGGATCACCGTGTCAAGTTGATCGCGAGTCATACCTGGCCAACTCGGTAGGTTGATGCCACGCCAGGCCAAGTCTTCAGCAATTTTGTGTTTGCGGAAGTTCTTCGAATACATCGGCATAGTATGTATCGGATAGAACAGTGGCCGCGTCTCGATGCCCGCATCAGCTAGATACTTGCGCAAAGGATCGCGCAGGTCAGCACATCCTACGAGGATAGAGAACATCCAATAGCTGTGGACCGTGCCGGGTGTTTCTGCATGAACCTCCACCGGCAGGCTGCATAGCTTAGATGTGTAGTATTCTGCCAAGCTACGTTTGCGCAAGATGAATTCGTCAGCCCGTTCCAATTGCGCAAGGCCGATCGCTGCTTGGATGTTACTCATACGATAGTTGTAACCAACAACATCGTGCCAGTACTCACGGTGCGCGGCCAGGCCCTGACCTTTCAGGTGACGGGCGCGTTCCATCAGCGTTTTGTCGTTTGAGACCACCATGCCTCCCTCACCGGTGGTGATCGTCTTGTTGCCGTAGAAGCTGAAGGTCGAGATATCGCCGAATGTGCCGACATGGCGGCCCTTGTAGAGAGTTCCGAAAGCCTCGGCGCAATCTTCGATGATGAAAAGGCGGTGTTCTTTCGCAATGGAGATTAATGCCTCCATATCACAAGCCTGTCCGTATAAGTGCACAGGCATGATCGCACGGGTGCGTGGGGTGATATACCGCCGAACATCGTCTGGGTCGATCTGCCAGGTAGACCGCAGAGAATCGACGAAGACCGGCGTTGCGCCGGTATATGCGATAGAGTTGGCCGAGGAAATGTACGTCAATGTTGGCACGATCACCTCGTCCCCGGGACCTATTCCTAGAGCCATGAGAGCTAAGTGGAGTGCCACTGTACCGTTACTGACGGAAGCCGCATGTGCGACACCGATTCGCGCAGCAAAGCGATCCTCGAATTCAGTAATAAAACGCCCGCGTGATGAGATCCACGAAGAATCCAAACATTCATTGACGTATTTTCGTTCATTTCCTCTCAAATCTGGTTGGTAAATTGGAATTTTATAGTTGCTCACAAGTTACTCCTTTGTATTAAGTATGCGCCTAAAGATGTAGACTTGACCAGGAACTGAGATGAGACAGTATGCTATGATGGTTGAAAGTACAGTGCCAGTAGCTCCTAACAAGGGCGTTAACGCCCACTTGACGGCAAAAGCGGTGCTTGCCATGACTATAGCTATGGACAGCTGAGCCCTTAGAATATTGGCGCTATTCATAAAAGCAGCTGTTACATTGGCCACACCATCAATTACTGTCCAGGTAGCAAGTGTCAACAGTAAGCCCAAGGCAGGTTGAAGCGGTGATTGAAGCCAATGCTCCAGTATCCATGGCATAGCACTTATGAGAATACCAGTTCCTACGGTTGTCAATATTACAGCAACGAATATGCCCCGCCGTAAAGCCATCCTTGCCCAGCACAGGTTATTGCTAGCTATTGCATCGCCAAAAGCTGGCCAAAGACCCAGCATGGCGGCGTTCAGAATCATTGATATAAAGAGAAACAATTTCTGAACTAACGCAAAATCGCCGTACACACTTTGTCCCAAAATTTGGGTTATAACTATTGCGTCCGACTGAAAGGCAAAGGCCGCTGCTAGTTGTAGCAAAAAGAACATGCCCCCGGTTTTTAACAGTAACCTGACAGTTTGTTCATCTGCTAAGCGCCACCAGTTTTGCCCATTGAACATATCAAAATGATGAAGCCATATTAATGAATTGAGGATGTTTATCAGCGCCTGAACACCGAGGGTCGCTATAACTAATTCGGGAATACCACCACCCAAGTGTAGTGTGAGCGGAACCACGGTGATGGTCAGTAAACTGCATGCAACCTGATTTATCCCATTCAGATAGCCTTGCTGCACTCCTAACTGTACACGTTGGATCAGACTGGCCGGAATGTTAACTGCTAGGATGATGGCAAAGATAGTCAGCGCCTTCAGCACCTCTGGGCGGTTCTCGATCGAGATTGAACCCGCCAGCGCTGTTGGTTCGGTACTAAACATTGACCAAAGGGTCCAGGCCAGGAAAAGCAAGCACCCCACCATGCAAGTGATTGCATAGCCAGACACCAGCGTTCGTCGTAATAATATAGGGCCGCCAGCGGTTTTGGCCTTGGTGGCCTGATTTAGAACACCGTTACCAATACCTAAATCCGCAAACGCCATGAACCCCTGAAATGCGCTGAGCATCATCCAAACTCCGAACAGCTCCGGGTGAAGGCTATGCCGGGCCATTGGCAACGTGAACAAAACTGCGATGCCTTGGCTCAATCGCCCTAAATAGGTTGCCCCAGCTACGGCAATCACACGCTTTGTACGTGTGTCGGTGCTCCGTAAGGAGGTTATTATACTACGGATGTAAGAGGTCTTTAGATTGTTTTGCAAGAGACCTCCAACGTAATTGATTTGATGCTGCAGTGTTTTGCTTGAGTTGGAAATTGAATTTTTTGGAGGCCATTATTATCTATCGTCGTAGCCATGCTGTCTTAACAGAGTTTGTCGTTTGGCCTGCGTAAGATCATGCGCCACCATTTCCCGGCACATATCTCGTGTGCTGATTTTAGGTGTCCAACCGAGTCGTTCCCTGGCTTTGCTATAATCTCCCAAGAGTGTTTCCACCTCGGTTGCTCTGAAGTATTTCGGATCAACCCGGATGATGGTTTGCCCGGCATGCAGTGCGGGGGCATGATTGCCCGTGATGGCTTCAACCACCGCATGTTCGTCCATCCCCTGTCCCTTGAACTGCAGCGCTATGCCCAATTCCTCAGCCGCCCAGACAATGAACTGGCGCACGCTGTACTGGCGGCCGGTGGCAATCACAAAATCCTCGGGCTGGTCCTGTTGCAGCATCAGCCACTGCATCTCCACATAATCCTGAGCATGGCCCCAGTCGCGGAGGGCGTCGAGGTTGCCCAGATAAAGGCAGTCTTCCAGGCCTTGGGCAATATTGGCCAGCCCACGGGTGATCTTGCGGGTGACAAAGGTCTCTCCACGCCGAGAACTTTCATGATTGAACAGGATGCCATTACAGGCATACATGCCATAGGCCTCCCGGTAATTGACCGTGATCCAGTAGGCGTAGAGCTTGGCCACCGCATAGGGGCTGCGGGGGTAAAAGGGCGTGTTTTCGTTTTGGGGCACTTGCTGCACCTGGCCGAACAGCTCGCTGGTGCTGGCCTGGTAGAATCGGGTTTTACTTTCCAGGCCGAGGGTGCGGATTGCCTCCAGGATCCTCAGGGTACCCAGCGCGTCGACGTTGGCTGTGTACTCGGGGCTATCAAAGCTGACCTTGACGTGGCTCTGCGCGGCCAGGTTGTAGATCTCGTCAGGCTGGGTTTCCTGGATGATGCGGATCAGATTGCCGGTGTCGGTGAGATCGCCGTAATGGAGGCGGAAGCGGAGGTTTTCGTGATGGGGATCCTGATAGAGGTGATCAATGCGCTGGGTGTTGAAGGAGCTGGCCCGGCGTTTAATGCCATGCACAAAATAGCCCTTCTCAAGGAGAAATTCCGTCAGATAGGAGCCGTCCTGGCCGGTAATGCCGGTGATGAGGGCAACTTTGGGTGGATCCTGCATGATGTTCAAGCCCTTTCCTTAAGAAAACTTTTGTAGGTCTGCCTGAGGCCATGTTCCAAATCGATGGTTGCCCGCCAGCCCAAGGAGCGCAACAGTTGTGAATCGAGCAGTTTTTGCGGGGTGCCGTCAGGTTTTGTCGTGTCGTAGGTGATATTGCCGGAATAGCCGACGATCCGGGAAATGGTTGCTGCCAGTTCGGCAATACTGACGTCGTTGCCAAAGCCCACGTTGATGTGGCTCTGCATGGGAGAAGTATGACGGGCAATCACCTCCCTTGGCAGATTCATGACATGGATGCAGGCCGACGCAAGGTCGTCAACGTGGAGAAATTCGCGTCGTGGCTTGCCGGTTCCCCAGATGACGGTCGAGGGAGTATTGTTAACCTTGGCTTCATGGAACCGGCGAATCAGGGCAGGAATGACATGACTGTGTTCTGGATGGTAGTTGTCTCCAGGACCGTAGAGGTTAGTGGGCATTACACTGCGAAAATCGGTTCCATGGCTGCTGCCATGCTGCCGGTTAAAACTTTCGCACAGCTTGATGCCGGCAATCTTGGCAATGGCATAGGGCTCATTGGTCGGTTCAAGAGGGCCGGTCAATAAAGCATCTTCAGGTATCGGCTGGCAGGCAAATTTGGGGTAGATGCAGCTTGAGCCGAGAAAGAGCAGTTTTTTAACCCCTACCTGCCAGGCGGCATGGATGACATTAGCCTCCAGCATCAGATTCTGATAGATGAAATCCGCCGGAAAAATTGAATTTGCATGAATGCCGCCTACCCGTGCGGCCGCCAGATAGACCTGCTCCGGCCTGGTGGTTATGAAAAAATCACGGACCGTCGATTGATTGGTTAAGTCGAGCTCGCTGTGGGTGCGGGTAACGAAGTTGTGCTGCCCACGGGCTTGAAGTGCCCTGACGATTGCTGAACCCACCATGCCGCGGTGTCCGGCGACGTATATGAGAGGTTGGCGATGCATAGGCGGTTTTTGTATGGGCGTTATGCTTTATTGTCTTCCAGGTTCCACAGCACGAACTCCGGTCGGTTGTTGAGGATGGCTGCGTTTTTCTCGTATTCGTCCATGGTTAAGGTCAATGTTCTGATCTTTTGCTTGATGTAGCGCTCGGTTTTGGTGGTGAGATCCAGCGGATTAGTGGTGTCTATGTCACCAATGAGGATAAGGTCAATAATACCAGTGTCCTTCCCGTCTGCGTAATCATCGATCAGCAACGCCTGTTGCAGGTGGGCCATCCGTTCGGTATAATCAGGAAAAATGTCATCTAATTTGTTTGTTTATCGTTGTTAATGATGTGATAACCGCCAGACTTGGGTGCGCCGCGAAATTCAACGGCTCCTGCCTCCCTTAAGAGCTTGAGCCAGCGTTCTATATTTTTTTGCGAGGTTTGCAGGGCAGATGCAAAAAACGGTGCTCTTTTTCCCTCATTTTCCCTGATGAGCGTAAG
Coding sequences within it:
- a CDS encoding GDP-L-fucose synthase, which encodes MHRQPLIYVAGHRGMVGSAIVRALQARGQHNFVTRTHSELDLTNQSTVRDFFITTRPEQVYLAAARVGGIHANSIFPADFIYQNLMLEANVIHAAWQVGVKKLLFLGSSCIYPKFACQPIPEDALLTGPLEPTNEPYAIAKIAGIKLCESFNRQHGSSHGTDFRSVMPTNLYGPGDNYHPEHSHVIPALIRRFHEAKVNNTPSTVIWGTGKPRREFLHVDDLASACIHVMNLPREVIARHTSPMQSHINVGFGNDVSIAELAATISRIVGYSGNITYDTTKPDGTPQKLLDSQLLRSLGWRATIDLEHGLRQTYKSFLKERA
- a CDS encoding DegT/DnrJ/EryC1/StrS aminotransferase family protein, giving the protein MSNYKIPIYQPDLRGNERKYVNECLDSSWISSRGRFITEFEDRFAARIGVAHAASVSNGTVALHLALMALGIGPGDEVIVPTLTYISSANSIAYTGATPVFVDSLRSTWQIDPDDVRRYITPRTRAIMPVHLYGQACDMEALISIAKEHRLFIIEDCAEAFGTLYKGRHVGTFGDISTFSFYGNKTITTGEGGMVVSNDKTLMERARHLKGQGLAAHREYWHDVVGYNYRMSNIQAAIGLAQLERADEFILRKRSLAEYYTSKLCSLPVEVHAETPGTVHSYWMFSILVGCADLRDPLRKYLADAGIETRPLFYPIHTMPMYSKNFRKHKIAEDLAWRGINLPSWPGMTRDQLDTVIHSITTYFDSVK
- the gmd gene encoding GDP-mannose 4,6-dehydratase — translated: MQDPPKVALITGITGQDGSYLTEFLLEKGYFVHGIKRRASSFNTQRIDHLYQDPHHENLRFRLHYGDLTDTGNLIRIIQETQPDEIYNLAAQSHVKVSFDSPEYTANVDALGTLRILEAIRTLGLESKTRFYQASTSELFGQVQQVPQNENTPFYPRSPYAVAKLYAYWITVNYREAYGMYACNGILFNHESSRRGETFVTRKITRGLANIAQGLEDCLYLGNLDALRDWGHAQDYVEMQWLMLQQDQPEDFVIATGRQYSVRQFIVWAAEELGIALQFKGQGMDEHAVVEAITGNHAPALHAGQTIIRVDPKYFRATEVETLLGDYSKARERLGWTPKISTRDMCREMVAHDLTQAKRQTLLRQHGYDDR
- a CDS encoding oligosaccharide flippase family protein, which codes for MIAVAGATYLGRLSQGIAVLFTLPMARHSLHPELFGVWMMLSAFQGFMAFADLGIGNGVLNQATKAKTAGGPILLRRTLVSGYAITCMVGCLLFLAWTLWSMFSTEPTALAGSISIENRPEVLKALTIFAIILAVNIPASLIQRVQLGVQQGYLNGINQVACSLLTITVVPLTLHLGGGIPELVIATLGVQALINILNSLIWLHHFDMFNGQNWWRLADEQTVRLLLKTGGMFFLLQLAAAFAFQSDAIVITQILGQSVYGDFALVQKLFLFISMILNAAMLGLWPAFGDAIASNNLCWARMALRRGIFVAVILTTVGTGILISAMPWILEHWLQSPLQPALGLLLTLATWTVIDGVANVTAAFMNSANILRAQLSIAIVMASTAFAVKWALTPLLGATGTVLSTIIAYCLISVPGQVYIFRRILNTKE